In Maylandia zebra isolate NMK-2024a linkage group LG12, Mzebra_GT3a, whole genome shotgun sequence, a single genomic region encodes these proteins:
- the tmem167a gene encoding protein kish-A, protein MSAIFNFQSLLTVILLLICTCAYIRAMAPSLLDKNKTGLLGIFWKCARIGERKSPWVACCCVIMAFSILFLQ, encoded by the exons ATG TCAGCCATTTTCAACTTCCAGTCACTGCTAACTGTGATTCTCCTCCTGATCTGTACCTGTGCCTACATCAGAGCAATGGCCCCCAGCCTGCTGGACAAGAATAAGACTGG GCTTCTAGGAATTTTTTGGAAGTGTGCCAGAATAG GTGAGCGGAAGAGTCCGTGGGTGGCCTGCTGCTGTGTCATCATGGCTTTTAGTATACTGTTCCTACAGTAG